Proteins encoded by one window of Syntrophorhabdaceae bacterium:
- a CDS encoding YjbH domain-containing protein: MHIQAIVLVQNTKPNSIVSFPFVSLFIFLFWICISYSPAIAGDEPFTYPSNGGFTGIMEVPTARVMKENRYRVGVSEIDPYRYYYVAFSPVRGIELSGKITEILGVPASAADPRFSGYGNEKDKSFGARFQIIHEDKWAPAIALDIMDPQGTRLYPSQSLIATKQIYPFDFTIGFANGRFGKRPLPASGETFKAEMLTDPKSWLRDGQFFGGVQIALSEKYALMAEYSPIRYELQTSDPAEARYFTSEPPSRFNFGFRWKPFSWTEIDTTYQRGNQLGINLSVAFDIGEPLVPIYNRPYVEKSQDLQNPLSRRLVNALYASGFRDIGVLIDKNDLWIGAKNDRYYYSTKALAVIASLVAEIVPSYFQTIHIALTENGIPVLEFTTTRYDIGEWYADRLAPGEFLFLSGVDTTIREWPQTVVQHSKIFGYGVRPAFQTLLNDPSGFFKYRLGAEGFLSYYPWNGMTFVASLEGYPLNNISTVNQSLDDAIRSDLPLYKEKKLAMARLMFDQIYKMDRQTYGRFSGGYLETEYAGLDAEVAKPIGDGRLMIGVSGSVVKKREIDNVFKLKDGIDGKTYETLFFTTRLNVPEVDAFLDVKTGRFLGGDVGAKFTVSKFINGVVLYAWYSATDTSGFRDPFNRGYHDKGIGITIPLMIFKGADSRTVYNYSISPWTRDVAQDIDHFNTVFDFIGRNLKIYLDRDKGLLYK, from the coding sequence ATGCACATACAGGCCATAGTGCTGGTACAAAATACTAAACCCAATTCCATCGTGTCTTTTCCGTTCGTTTCGTTGTTCATCTTCCTATTCTGGATATGCATTTCTTACTCTCCTGCTATCGCGGGAGATGAACCGTTTACGTATCCCTCAAATGGCGGTTTTACGGGCATCATGGAGGTGCCCACCGCAAGGGTCATGAAGGAGAACCGGTACAGGGTCGGTGTGAGTGAGATAGATCCTTACAGATATTACTACGTGGCCTTCAGTCCCGTGAGGGGTATCGAGCTCTCCGGAAAGATAACGGAAATACTCGGCGTGCCCGCGAGCGCTGCGGACCCGAGATTCAGCGGTTACGGCAATGAAAAGGACAAATCCTTCGGCGCCAGGTTCCAGATCATACACGAGGACAAATGGGCGCCGGCTATCGCCCTCGATATTATGGATCCGCAAGGGACGAGGCTGTATCCATCGCAGTCACTCATCGCAACCAAACAGATCTATCCTTTTGATTTTACCATCGGATTCGCAAACGGACGGTTTGGGAAGAGACCGCTACCCGCATCGGGAGAGACCTTCAAGGCCGAAATGCTTACCGATCCCAAAAGCTGGTTGAGAGACGGACAGTTCTTCGGAGGCGTTCAAATCGCCCTGTCCGAAAAGTATGCCTTGATGGCCGAATATAGCCCCATCAGGTATGAGTTGCAGACGAGCGATCCGGCTGAGGCCCGGTATTTCACCAGCGAGCCTCCGTCCAGGTTCAATTTTGGCTTTCGGTGGAAGCCATTTTCGTGGACCGAGATTGACACGACCTACCAGAGAGGAAACCAACTGGGTATTAATCTTTCCGTCGCGTTCGACATAGGTGAGCCCCTTGTGCCCATATATAACCGGCCATACGTGGAGAAAAGCCAAGACCTGCAAAACCCGCTTTCCAGAAGGCTCGTAAACGCACTGTACGCATCCGGTTTCAGAGATATCGGCGTGCTCATAGATAAAAACGATTTATGGATAGGGGCGAAAAATGACAGGTACTATTACAGCACAAAGGCCCTTGCCGTAATCGCCAGCCTTGTTGCTGAGATCGTGCCCTCTTATTTTCAGACCATTCACATAGCCCTTACAGAAAACGGCATACCCGTCCTCGAGTTCACAACGACGCGATACGATATCGGTGAATGGTACGCGGACAGACTCGCCCCCGGCGAATTTCTCTTTCTCTCCGGTGTGGACACGACCATACGAGAATGGCCCCAGACCGTGGTTCAACACTCTAAGATCTTCGGGTACGGCGTACGACCTGCATTTCAGACCTTGTTGAACGATCCGTCGGGATTTTTCAAGTACAGGCTCGGTGCCGAGGGATTCTTGAGCTACTATCCGTGGAACGGTATGACCTTTGTCGCGAGCCTCGAAGGATACCCGCTGAACAATATTTCTACGGTGAATCAGTCCCTGGACGATGCCATACGGTCCGATCTTCCATTGTATAAAGAAAAGAAGCTCGCCATGGCAAGGTTGATGTTCGATCAGATCTACAAGATGGATCGCCAGACGTACGGGCGCTTCTCCGGCGGATACCTGGAAACCGAGTACGCGGGTCTCGACGCAGAGGTGGCAAAACCCATAGGCGATGGAAGACTGATGATCGGCGTAAGCGGCAGTGTTGTGAAAAAAAGAGAGATTGACAATGTTTTCAAACTCAAAGACGGCATCGATGGCAAGACGTATGAAACGTTATTTTTCACTACCCGATTGAACGTCCCTGAGGTTGATGCTTTTCTCGACGTGAAGACGGGAAGGTTTCTGGGCGGTGACGTAGGGGCAAAGTTCACCGTATCAAAATTTATCAACGGCGTGGTGCTTTACGCGTGGTACAGCGCCACCGACACATCCGGCTTCCGCGACCCCTTTAACCGTGGATATCACGATAAGGGCATCGGCATCACAATCCCGCTCATGATCTTTAAGGGGGCGGATTCTCGCACGGTTTACAACTATTCGATTTCGCCCTGGACCAGGGATGTGGCCCAGGATATAGACCATTTTAATACTGTTTTCGATTTCATCGGACGAAATCTGAAGATATACCTTGACAGGGACAAGGGGCTGCTATATAAATGA